From the Streptomyces nigrescens genome, one window contains:
- a CDS encoding nucleotidyl transferase AbiEii/AbiGii toxin family protein, giving the protein MTGTDETGAAAQWREFRFGPWADTAVVPRARPDEATRARMDLPATLLPVPDDGVVQRPVFDPAAAHHVFGMRLGEPSFADASAGARWYAARRHALHHVLAAIAQSPWAGHLVLRGSMLLASWFGEAAREPGDLDFVVVPETWQLADARTDRMLDGIAAAAEELSHRGGPVRLDARAAVGDEIWSYDRVPGRRLVIPWTAVADGVPAGSVQLDFVFNEHLPAPAEPAEIRGPQGTAPVVVRAATRALSLAWKVLWLVSDMHPEGKDLYDAVLLAESTELPFPLLREVFRGVDGGVFDRNPVLPETLCGIERDWSELRKEYPDRTGFTAPGPSVEHEYVQRLVTALGPTFATDDGSGATAAYQQRAAWFASLTAECAGVLAERGMDAVQDLLLEWGAPFGNAVVVTREVSGRDRCALRDAAAVVAAFRAGHPTVARRPWLLGDPDEVVRQLGGDGTGTSG; this is encoded by the coding sequence ATGACGGGGACCGACGAGACGGGTGCGGCGGCGCAGTGGCGGGAGTTCCGGTTCGGACCGTGGGCGGACACGGCGGTCGTGCCCCGGGCCCGGCCGGACGAGGCGACACGGGCGCGGATGGATCTGCCGGCCACGCTGCTTCCCGTACCGGACGACGGTGTGGTGCAGCGCCCGGTGTTCGACCCCGCGGCGGCCCACCATGTCTTCGGGATGCGCCTGGGCGAGCCGAGCTTCGCGGACGCGTCGGCCGGCGCACGCTGGTACGCGGCGCGGCGGCATGCGCTGCATCATGTGCTGGCCGCGATCGCGCAGTCCCCGTGGGCCGGCCATCTGGTGCTCCGCGGCAGCATGCTGCTCGCGTCGTGGTTCGGGGAAGCGGCGCGCGAGCCGGGGGATCTCGACTTCGTCGTGGTGCCGGAGACCTGGCAGCTCGCGGACGCCCGTACTGACCGGATGCTCGACGGCATCGCCGCCGCGGCGGAGGAGCTGTCCCACCGCGGCGGTCCGGTACGCCTGGATGCGCGGGCCGCGGTCGGCGACGAGATCTGGTCGTACGACCGGGTGCCGGGCCGGCGGCTCGTCATCCCGTGGACGGCCGTGGCCGACGGGGTACCGGCGGGAAGCGTGCAGCTCGACTTCGTCTTCAACGAGCACCTGCCCGCGCCCGCGGAGCCGGCCGAGATCCGCGGACCGCAGGGCACGGCCCCGGTGGTGGTCCGCGCGGCGACCCGTGCGCTGTCGCTCGCCTGGAAGGTGCTCTGGCTGGTGAGCGACATGCACCCCGAGGGCAAGGACCTCTACGACGCCGTGCTGCTCGCGGAGAGCACCGAGCTGCCGTTTCCCCTGTTGCGTGAGGTGTTCCGGGGTGTGGACGGCGGCGTCTTCGACCGGAATCCGGTGCTGCCGGAGACGCTCTGCGGGATCGAACGCGACTGGTCCGAACTCCGCAAGGAGTACCCGGACCGTACCGGGTTCACGGCCCCGGGCCCGTCCGTGGAGCACGAGTACGTCCAGCGCCTCGTGACGGCTCTGGGGCCCACCTTCGCGACGGATGACGGCAGTGGCGCCACCGCCGCCTACCAGCAACGGGCGGCCTGGTTCGCGTCGCTGACCGCGGAATGCGCGGGCGTCCTTGCCGAGCGGGGCATGGACGCGGTGCAGGACCTGCTGCTGGAGTGGGGCGCGCCGTTCGGCAACGCGGTCGTCGTCACACGGGAGGTGTCCGGTCGTGACCGATGTGCTCTGCGGGATGCGGCCGCCGTGGTGGCGGCGTTCCGCGCGGGCCATCCGACGGTCGCCCGGCGGCCGTGGCTGCTCGGCGATCCGGACGAGGTGGTGCGGCAGCTGGGCGGGGACGGGACCGGCACGTCGGGCTGA
- a CDS encoding PPOX class F420-dependent oxidoreductase, producing MPPYMLRHAPRERCMSTQRREKTGQAPPPPTGRETLVHLPSELLALLRLPSTCYLATSMPDGSPQLTQTWVDTDGTHVLINSVRGHVKTRNIGRDPRVAVAVSDPDNPSRFFQVRGRVIETTTEGAVEHVEKLAQKYLGEPYPWYGGRDEERVLFVIAPESISSMG from the coding sequence ATGTCCACCCAGCGGCGGGAGAAGACCGGACAGGCCCCGCCCCCTCCGACCGGCCGGGAGACCCTTGTGCACCTTCCCTCTGAACTGCTCGCGCTGCTGCGCCTGCCGAGCACCTGCTATCTGGCCACCTCGATGCCCGACGGTTCCCCTCAGTTGACCCAGACCTGGGTCGACACCGACGGCACACATGTGCTGATCAACAGCGTCCGGGGCCATGTCAAAACCCGGAACATCGGGCGCGATCCCCGTGTGGCCGTCGCCGTCTCCGACCCGGACAACCCCTCGCGCTTCTTCCAGGTGCGCGGCCGGGTGATCGAGACCACGACCGAGGGCGCGGTCGAGCACGTCGAGAAGCTCGCCCAGAAGTACCTCGGTGAGCCCTACCCCTGGTACGGGGGCCGCGACGAGGAACGCGTGCTCTTCGTCATCGCGCCGGAGAGCATCAGCAGCATGGGGTAG